The following are encoded in a window of Microbacterium sp. LWO13-1.2 genomic DNA:
- the tyrS gene encoding tyrosine--tRNA ligase: MSHPALTTAEPAIDPTFDNVWDELVWRGLVHVSTDQEALRALLAGDPITYYCGFDPTAPSLHLGNLVQLLTLRRIQLAGHKPLGLVGGSTGLIGDPRPTAERTLNTRETVEEWVGRLRTQVERYLSFDGDNAARIVNNLDWTAPMSAIDFLREIGKHYRVGTMLKKDAVAARLNSDEGISYTEFSYQILQGMDFLELYRQYDCVLQTGGSDQWGNLTSGTDLIRRSEGVSAHAIGTPLITNSDGTKFGKSEGNAIWLDAEMCSPYRMYQFWLSTADTDVIDRLKVFTFLSRAEIEEYAVLVASEPFRRAAQKRLALEVVATVHGVDAAAAVIAASEALFGQGDLSALDAATLRTALEELPNATVAAETPVVEALVATELVSSISEARRAIAQGGVSLDGERVEDETATVQGSLPGGVSVLRRGKKTLAGVFVG, from the coding sequence GTGTCACATCCCGCTCTGACGACCGCTGAACCCGCGATCGACCCCACGTTCGACAACGTGTGGGATGAACTCGTGTGGCGCGGACTCGTACACGTGTCCACCGACCAGGAGGCGCTGCGCGCCCTGCTCGCGGGAGACCCGATCACGTACTACTGCGGTTTCGATCCGACCGCGCCGAGCCTGCACCTGGGCAACCTCGTGCAGCTGCTGACGCTGCGCCGGATTCAGCTGGCCGGCCACAAGCCGCTCGGGCTCGTCGGCGGCTCGACCGGCCTGATCGGCGACCCGCGGCCGACGGCCGAGCGCACGCTGAACACGCGCGAGACGGTCGAGGAGTGGGTGGGGCGCCTCCGCACACAGGTCGAGCGCTACCTCAGCTTCGATGGTGACAACGCCGCCCGGATCGTGAACAACCTCGACTGGACCGCGCCGATGTCGGCGATCGACTTCCTGCGCGAGATCGGCAAGCACTACCGCGTCGGCACCATGCTGAAGAAAGATGCGGTCGCCGCGCGCCTGAACTCCGACGAAGGCATCAGCTACACCGAGTTCAGCTACCAGATCCTGCAGGGGATGGACTTCCTCGAGTTATACCGGCAGTACGACTGCGTGCTGCAGACCGGCGGCTCCGACCAGTGGGGGAACCTCACCAGCGGCACCGATCTGATCCGTCGCTCCGAAGGCGTTTCCGCGCACGCGATCGGCACCCCGCTGATCACGAACAGCGACGGCACCAAGTTCGGCAAGAGCGAGGGCAACGCGATCTGGCTGGATGCCGAGATGTGCAGCCCGTACCGGATGTACCAGTTCTGGCTGAGCACGGCGGATACCGACGTGATCGACCGTCTGAAGGTCTTCACCTTCCTGAGTCGGGCCGAGATCGAGGAGTACGCGGTGCTCGTCGCATCCGAGCCGTTCCGCCGGGCGGCGCAGAAGCGACTCGCGCTCGAGGTCGTCGCCACCGTGCACGGCGTCGACGCGGCCGCCGCCGTCATCGCGGCATCCGAGGCGCTGTTCGGGCAGGGCGATCTGTCGGCGCTGGATGCAGCAACGCTGCGGACAGCGCTCGAGGAGCTCCCGAACGCCACCGTCGCGGCGGAGACCCCCGTGGTCGAAGCGCTCGTCGCGACCGAACTCGTGTCGAGCATCTCCGAAGCACGCCGGGCGATCGCGCAGGGTGGTGTCTCGCTCGACGGCGAACGCGTCGAAGACGAGACGGCGACGGTGCAGGGGTCTCTTCCCGGCGGTGTATCCGTTCTTCGACGAGGCAAGAAGACCCTCGCCGGCGTCTTCGTCGGCTGA
- a CDS encoding DUF4184 family protein: MPFTPSHAVIALPFIRTPLVPSAIAIGAMTPDLPLFLRGFGVSYSFTHTIGNVLWTALLAFGLFLLWRVVLRPAVPELVPVGLARRLPSDWTDTGLTALRRAVGIEQSRGYPVLLALSFVLGVLSHIAWDLFTHEGRGGVELIPALDAMWGPLRGYKWLQHGSSVIGLVIIAVWALLRLRRATAGAAPARVLPSWVRIGWWVALPVVLIAAWGFGLAMLGPLNAEFTAQHLAYRVLPSACAVWGGLTLMLCLVLPVFRRTSSRASKA, encoded by the coding sequence ATGCCGTTCACGCCGAGCCACGCGGTCATCGCGCTGCCGTTCATCCGCACGCCGCTGGTGCCGTCGGCGATCGCGATCGGTGCGATGACCCCCGATCTGCCGCTGTTCCTGCGCGGCTTCGGCGTGAGTTACTCCTTCACCCACACCATCGGAAATGTCCTCTGGACGGCTCTGCTCGCGTTCGGCCTGTTCCTCCTGTGGCGAGTGGTGCTGCGGCCGGCAGTCCCGGAGTTGGTACCGGTCGGGCTGGCACGACGTCTGCCATCGGACTGGACCGACACCGGCTTGACTGCGCTCCGGCGTGCGGTCGGGATCGAGCAATCCCGCGGCTATCCGGTGCTGCTGGCGCTGTCGTTCGTGCTGGGTGTGCTCTCGCACATCGCGTGGGACCTGTTCACCCACGAGGGGCGCGGGGGAGTGGAGCTGATCCCGGCGCTCGACGCGATGTGGGGTCCGCTGCGCGGATACAAGTGGCTGCAGCACGGATCCAGTGTCATCGGCCTCGTGATCATCGCGGTCTGGGCGCTGCTCCGACTGCGGCGCGCGACAGCGGGAGCCGCACCTGCACGGGTGCTGCCGTCCTGGGTCCGAATCGGCTGGTGGGTAGCGCTGCCCGTTGTCCTCATCGCGGCGTGGGGGTTCGGTCTCGCCATGCTGGGGCCGCTGAATGCAGAGTTCACCGCGCAGCACCTGGCGTATCGGGTGCTGCCTTCGGCGTGCGCCGTGTGGGGTGGTCTGACTCTGATGCTCTGCCTCGTGCTGCCGGTGTTCCGTCGAACGTCGTCACGCGCATCGAAGGCCTGA
- a CDS encoding SatD family protein — translation MVIAVLADIVGSRKLDDRTAAQRVLDDTIAQVEADLPLAAHPLTPTVGDEQQGVYRDLEDAMTSLLMIQLRLPDGIGFRFGIGVGEVRPVASVHGELADGPGWYAARTAIETVHAREGRAVPRTRTWIVGAPGQDEVMESTIAASNAYLLVRDELVGAMNERERRLSYGRLVGRSQHELAIEEGISQPSVSKALRNAGTAAILEGLNALRGESE, via the coding sequence ATGGTCATCGCCGTACTCGCCGACATCGTGGGCTCTCGCAAGCTCGATGACCGCACGGCCGCGCAACGGGTTCTCGATGACACCATCGCGCAGGTCGAGGCGGATCTCCCCCTCGCGGCGCATCCGTTGACGCCCACAGTAGGGGACGAGCAGCAGGGCGTCTATCGCGATCTCGAAGATGCCATGACTTCGCTCCTGATGATCCAGCTGCGCCTGCCCGACGGCATCGGCTTCCGATTCGGCATCGGGGTGGGGGAGGTGCGTCCCGTCGCCTCGGTGCACGGTGAACTCGCCGACGGTCCGGGTTGGTACGCGGCGCGGACGGCGATCGAGACCGTGCACGCGCGGGAAGGACGCGCCGTGCCGCGCACGCGGACGTGGATTGTCGGAGCCCCGGGGCAGGATGAGGTCATGGAGAGCACGATCGCGGCATCCAACGCCTACCTCCTCGTCCGCGACGAACTGGTCGGGGCGATGAACGAGCGCGAACGGCGCCTGAGCTACGGCCGTCTGGTCGGCCGGTCGCAGCACGAGCTCGCGATCGAAGAAGGCATCTCGCAGCCGAGCGTCTCGAAGGCGCTGAGGAACGCGGGGACTGCCGCGATCCTCGAGGGACTGAACGCACTCCGAGGAGAGTCCGAATGA